The Bradyrhizobium ottawaense genome window below encodes:
- a CDS encoding TRAP transporter large permease: protein MLTGMPISIALGLTVLSFMFTLTDVRTESVALKLFTGIENFEIMAIPFFILAGNFLTHGGVARRMITFATSLVGHWYGGLALSGVVACALFAAISGSSPATVVAIGSVILPAMVAQGFPKRFGAGVITTSGSLGILIPPSIPMVLYAVSTNSSVGKLFIAGIVPGLVLASLLGATTFYRAWRNDYPRMPKATLFERFDAFRKSIWGILLIVIVIGGIYSGLFTPTEAAAVSAVYAFIVAVFIYKDLKLSDVPRVLLSSANLSAMLLYIITNAVLFSFLMTYENVPQALAQWMIDQGLGWIGFLLLVNLLLLLAGNVMEPSSIILIMAPILFPVAIKLGIDPIHFGILMTVNMEVGLCHPPVGLNLYVASGIAKMGITELTVAVWPWLLTMLGFLVVVTYWPGLSLWLPRLLGM, encoded by the coding sequence ATGCTGACGGGTATGCCGATCTCGATCGCGCTCGGTCTCACCGTGCTCAGCTTCATGTTCACCTTGACCGACGTGCGCACGGAATCGGTAGCGCTGAAGCTGTTCACCGGCATCGAGAACTTCGAGATCATGGCGATCCCGTTCTTCATCCTCGCCGGCAACTTCCTGACCCATGGCGGGGTGGCGCGGCGGATGATCACCTTCGCGACCTCGCTGGTCGGCCATTGGTACGGCGGTCTCGCGCTGTCGGGGGTGGTCGCCTGCGCGCTGTTTGCCGCCATTTCCGGCTCGTCGCCGGCGACCGTGGTGGCGATCGGCTCGGTGATCCTGCCGGCGATGGTCGCGCAAGGCTTCCCGAAGCGGTTCGGCGCGGGCGTGATCACGACGTCGGGCTCGCTTGGAATTCTCATTCCGCCGTCGATCCCGATGGTTCTCTACGCCGTCTCCACCAACAGCTCGGTCGGCAAGCTCTTCATCGCCGGCATCGTGCCGGGATTGGTCCTGGCCTCGCTTCTCGGCGCCACGACGTTCTATCGGGCCTGGCGCAACGACTATCCGCGGATGCCGAAGGCAACGCTGTTCGAGCGCTTCGATGCCTTCCGCAAGTCGATCTGGGGCATCCTGCTGATCGTGATCGTGATCGGCGGCATCTACAGCGGCCTGTTCACGCCGACCGAAGCTGCCGCCGTCAGTGCGGTCTACGCCTTCATCGTCGCCGTGTTCATCTATAAAGACCTGAAGCTGAGCGACGTGCCGCGGGTGCTGCTGTCGTCGGCGAATCTCTCGGCGATGCTGCTTTACATCATCACCAACGCCGTCCTGTTCTCGTTCCTGATGACTTACGAAAATGTGCCGCAAGCACTGGCGCAATGGATGATCGACCAGGGCCTGGGGTGGATCGGCTTCCTGCTCCTCGTCAACCTGCTGCTGCTGCTGGCGGGCAACGTGATGGAGCCGTCCTCGATCATCCTGATCATGGCCCCGATCCTGTTTCCGGTCGCGATCAAGCTCGGCATCGACCCGATCCATTTCGGCATCCTGATGACAGTCAACATGGAGGTTGGCCTCTGCCATCCGCCTGTCGGCCTCAACCTCTACGTCGCCTCCGGCATCGCCAAGATGGGCATCACCGAGCTCACGGTCGCGGTGTGGCCGTGGCTGTTGACGATGCTGGGATTCCTGGTGGTGGTGACGTATTGGCCCGGGCTGTCGCTGTGGCTGCCGCGATTGCTGGGGATGTAG
- a CDS encoding alkyl/aryl-sulfatase, translating into MTDISNSEPKDATPSVVAQQTTMLNALPFSDTRDFDDAARGFLGTIENATITNPQGRTVWSLEPYGFLSTDQAPPTVNPSLWRQSRLNMQHGLFEVVPGVYQVRGLDIANMTLIEGDSGVIVVDTLTSIEGARAALDLYFRHRGLKPVAAVIFTHTHTDHWGGARGVLEDDALATGRVPIIAPNLFMEHAVSENIIAGPAMLRRAQYQFGPLLAKGTRGQVDCGLGKSMAAGSVALLRPTDLIMATGDRRVIDGVEFEFQMAPNSEARAEMHFFIPRYRLLNLAENCTHNFHNLLPFRGADVRDALAWSKYLGEALQLWDGKAEAMCGQHHWPVWGADRIGTMIRQQRDLYKFAHDQTIRLMNHGLTAAEIAETIQLPKSLEGAWHGRGYYGHIRHNVKAIYQKYLGWYDANPVNLDPLPPVESGRKYVEYMGGADAILARVRADFDKGEFRFVAQVLGHLVFAEPDHAAARALLADTLEQLGYAAESATWRNAYLFGAQELRQGMPKVPARPPMPRETLAALRTSQLWDVLGIRLNGPNAEGKRIVLNWSFSDTGETFVLNLENCALTYSEGVQAEGADASFTLARATLDEVIAKLTSFPEAVAAGKVKLSGNPMKLAELMGLMDEFPRMFEIVEPKRAVVR; encoded by the coding sequence ATGACGGACATTTCGAACAGCGAGCCGAAGGACGCGACGCCGTCCGTCGTCGCGCAGCAAACAACGATGCTGAACGCGCTGCCGTTTTCCGACACGCGGGATTTCGACGACGCCGCGCGTGGCTTCCTCGGAACGATCGAGAACGCGACGATCACGAACCCGCAAGGGAGGACGGTCTGGAGCCTCGAGCCTTACGGCTTTCTGTCCACCGATCAGGCGCCGCCTACGGTCAATCCGAGCCTGTGGCGGCAGTCGCGTCTCAACATGCAGCACGGCCTGTTCGAGGTCGTGCCCGGTGTCTACCAGGTACGCGGGCTCGACATCGCCAACATGACGCTGATCGAGGGCGACAGCGGCGTCATCGTCGTCGACACTCTGACCTCGATCGAAGGCGCCCGCGCCGCGCTCGATCTTTACTTTAGGCATCGTGGCCTGAAGCCCGTTGCTGCCGTGATCTTCACCCACACCCACACCGATCATTGGGGCGGCGCGCGCGGCGTGCTGGAGGACGACGCGCTCGCCACCGGCCGCGTGCCGATCATCGCTCCGAACCTGTTCATGGAGCACGCTGTCTCCGAGAATATCATCGCAGGCCCCGCGATGCTGCGCCGGGCGCAGTATCAGTTCGGGCCGCTGCTCGCCAAGGGGACGCGGGGGCAGGTCGATTGCGGGCTCGGTAAGTCGATGGCGGCAGGATCAGTTGCGCTGCTACGCCCGACCGATTTGATCATGGCGACCGGCGACAGGCGCGTCATCGACGGCGTCGAGTTCGAATTCCAGATGGCGCCGAACAGCGAAGCACGGGCGGAGATGCATTTCTTCATCCCGCGCTACAGGCTGTTGAACCTCGCCGAGAACTGCACTCATAATTTCCACAATCTGTTGCCGTTCCGCGGTGCCGACGTGCGCGACGCGCTGGCCTGGTCAAAATATCTGGGCGAGGCCTTGCAGCTCTGGGACGGCAAGGCGGAGGCGATGTGCGGCCAACATCATTGGCCGGTGTGGGGAGCTGACCGCATCGGCACGATGATCCGGCAGCAGCGCGACCTCTACAAATTTGCGCATGACCAGACCATCCGCCTGATGAATCACGGCCTCACCGCGGCCGAGATCGCCGAGACGATCCAGCTGCCCAAGAGCCTGGAAGGCGCCTGGCACGGCCGCGGCTATTACGGCCACATCCGGCACAATGTGAAGGCGATCTACCAGAAATATCTCGGCTGGTACGACGCCAACCCGGTCAATCTCGATCCGCTGCCGCCGGTGGAGTCAGGCAGGAAGTACGTCGAGTATATGGGCGGGGCGGATGCGATCCTCGCGCGGGTGCGTGCGGATTTCGATAAGGGTGAATTCCGCTTTGTCGCCCAAGTGCTCGGCCATCTCGTCTTCGCCGAGCCCGACCATGCGGCAGCGCGCGCGTTGCTCGCCGACACGCTGGAGCAGCTCGGCTACGCCGCCGAAAGCGCGACCTGGCGTAACGCCTATCTGTTCGGCGCGCAGGAATTGCGCCAGGGCATGCCGAAGGTGCCGGCGCGCCCCCCGATGCCGCGCGAGACGCTGGCTGCGCTGCGCACCAGCCAGCTCTGGGACGTGCTCGGCATCCGCCTCAACGGTCCCAACGCCGAGGGCAAGCGCATCGTGCTGAACTGGAGTTTTTCCGATACCGGCGAGACCTTCGTGCTCAATCTGGAGAACTGCGCGCTGACCTATAGCGAGGGCGTGCAGGCAGAGGGCGCCGATGCCAGCTTCACGCTGGCGCGCGCAACGCTCGACGAGGTGATCGCCAAGCTGACGAGCTTTCCGGAGGCGGTGGCTGCGGGCAAGGTCAAGCTGTCGGGCAACCCGATGAAGCTCGCCGAGCTGATGGGCCTGATGGACGAGTTTCCGCGCATGTTCGAGATCGTGGAGCCGAAGCGGGCGGTGGTGAGGTAG
- a CDS encoding DctP family TRAP transporter solute-binding subunit, whose product MRKLLLAVAAAALVLAPVVAQAQTPIVIKFSHVVANDTPKGKGALKFKELAENYTDGKVKVEVYPNSTLYKDKEEIEALQLGSVHMLAPSTAKFAPLGIKEFEALDLPWLFKDDQTYSSAIKGTIGKWLFQKLEAKGITGLAYWDNGFHMVSSNRPLIKPTDFQGLKFRISGSKVADQYFRLVGTIPQIMAFSEVYQALQTGVVDGCENTASNYLTQKFYEVQKDITVSYHAHLQYAVIVNSKFWSGLPPDIRTQLDKAMAEASDYTNSIARQENEDALAEIKKTGKTNLHYLTDADRKAWQDAMQPTYKWAKGRVGQEVLDLVAKELDVKMN is encoded by the coding sequence ATGCGCAAACTGCTTCTCGCGGTCGCGGCGGCCGCGCTCGTTTTGGCCCCCGTTGTTGCGCAGGCCCAAACTCCGATCGTCATCAAGTTCAGCCACGTCGTCGCCAACGACACGCCGAAGGGGAAGGGCGCGCTGAAGTTCAAGGAGCTCGCCGAGAACTACACCGACGGCAAGGTCAAGGTCGAAGTCTACCCGAACTCCACACTCTATAAGGACAAAGAGGAGATCGAGGCGCTGCAGCTCGGCTCGGTGCACATGCTTGCCCCTTCGACCGCCAAATTCGCGCCCCTTGGTATCAAGGAGTTCGAGGCGCTCGATCTGCCCTGGCTATTCAAGGACGATCAAACCTATTCCAGCGCGATCAAGGGCACCATCGGCAAGTGGCTATTCCAGAAGCTCGAGGCCAAGGGCATTACCGGCCTCGCTTACTGGGACAACGGCTTCCACATGGTCTCCTCGAATCGTCCGCTGATAAAGCCGACGGATTTCCAGGGCCTCAAGTTCCGCATCTCGGGATCCAAGGTCGCCGACCAGTATTTCCGCCTGGTCGGCACCATCCCTCAGATCATGGCGTTCTCCGAGGTCTACCAGGCTTTGCAGACCGGCGTGGTCGACGGCTGCGAGAACACCGCGTCCAATTACTTGACGCAGAAGTTCTACGAGGTGCAGAAAGACATCACCGTTTCCTATCACGCGCATCTGCAATATGCGGTCATCGTCAATTCGAAGTTCTGGTCGGGCCTGCCGCCCGATATCCGCACCCAACTCGACAAGGCGATGGCGGAGGCATCCGACTACACCAACTCGATCGCGCGCCAGGAGAACGAGGACGCGCTGGCCGAGATCAAGAAGACAGGCAAGACCAATCTGCATTACCTGACCGATGCCGATCGCAAGGCGTGGCAGGACGCGATGCAGCCGACTTATAAATGGGCAAAGGGCCGGGTCGGGCAGGAAGTGCTCGATCTCGTCGCCAAGGAACTCGATGTCAAGATGAACTGA